A region of the Pseudomonadota bacterium genome:
CCTTGATCGTACCAAGCTTATTATTCTGCTTAAGAGCCTCAAGGCAGACTGGAGCGTTGTATCCAAAGAGTCCGACTACACCGGCAAGATCTGGATGGCGCAAGACGGCGTCCTCACAGTTCGCTTTAGCTTTCACCCGATCAAACTGATCCGTTAGGGTCACTACGATTGAGAACTGTTGATATGAGAGGAGCTCCCCAGGGGGATCGTAACGGCTTGAATCAAAGCTACGCCCGAGCACCTCATCAATTACACCTTGCCGACGTTTGCGGGCGTTGTCTTGCTCAAGGCGCCCCACAAAGATGGCCAACTTGCCACCGTTTGGTAGCGACTCCCTAATCAGCTCTCCAAGCATGCGCCCAGCCTGATAGTTATCCATGCCGATATAGGCGAGTCGATTGGTATTAGGGGCATCCGAGTCGTGTGTAATCAGGAGGGTTTTTGCCCCGGTTTCATTAATAAAGCTACCCTGATTGGCCGAATCGATCGGACTAAGTGCTATGCCATCAACCCCACGGATCAAGAGATCCTCTACTATTCTTTTCTGGTCGGCGATGCCCTCAGCCGGCATATGCAC
Encoded here:
- a CDS encoding sugar-binding protein is translated as MRKLLTLISAVAVAALFGTAISLTACKSSDRSGLPRIAYITNGVASFWTIAKSGAEAAGRQLNVRVSVHMPAEGIADQKRIVEDLLIRGVDGIALSPIDSANQGSFINETGAKTLLITHDSDAPNTNRLAYIGMDNYQAGRMLGELIRESLPNGGKLAIFVGRLEQDNARKRRQGVIDEVLGRSFDSSRYDPPGELLSYQQFSIVVTLTDQFDRVKAKANCEDAVLRHPDLAGVVGLFGYNAPVCLEALKQNNKLGTIKVFSFDEADETLQGIKDGVIVGTIVQNPYEYGFQSVRLLKELVAGNLSAIPDSKFIDIPARRIDRSNVAEFWEELRNKLSSP